One part of the Dehalococcoidia bacterium genome encodes these proteins:
- a CDS encoding acetyl-CoA acetyltransferase → MAESIKDKVAIIGTGCAKFGERWNVSAADLAIEAAHEALADAKVDVKDVDAGWVATMWQCTGAALALPLKMQFKPVTRVENACASAIDALRNAAFAVAAHAYDVVLVVGVEKLKDMGEAGLPPGGMPSQHTVYEADFTAPGTFALAATRYFSKYGLTPAEGKKMLGMISVKSHHNGDRNPKAHLRTEITLEKAMNAPLIAWPLGLFDCCGVTDGAAAAVICRPEDAKKFRSDYALIKGFGLSIGAGMGAVRTDYDYTIWHETVYAAQQAYADAGIKNPRKELSQLEVHDCFTIAELIAVESLGVCERGHAKEDIESGAWTQEGEIPVNLSGGLKSFGHPIGASGVREVAEVVRQLQGRADEPSRQLKNPKMGLVHNQGGVPGKFMAGIAILGLPE, encoded by the coding sequence GCGATCGAGGCCGCGCATGAGGCCTTGGCCGACGCAAAAGTCGACGTGAAAGATGTCGATGCTGGATGGGTAGCAACGATGTGGCAATGTACCGGAGCTGCGCTGGCCTTGCCGCTGAAGATGCAGTTTAAGCCTGTCACTAGAGTTGAGAACGCCTGTGCCAGTGCAATCGATGCACTCAGGAATGCAGCGTTTGCCGTAGCGGCGCATGCGTATGATGTTGTGCTGGTAGTAGGAGTGGAGAAGTTGAAGGACATGGGAGAGGCGGGGCTTCCGCCTGGCGGAATGCCTTCTCAGCACACAGTTTACGAGGCAGATTTCACGGCTCCGGGCACCTTTGCTCTGGCGGCTACCCGATACTTCAGCAAATACGGGCTGACACCTGCCGAAGGGAAAAAGATGCTGGGTATGATCTCGGTGAAGAGTCACCACAACGGCGACAGAAACCCCAAGGCTCATCTGCGGACGGAGATTACACTGGAAAAGGCAATGAACGCCCCGCTAATTGCCTGGCCTTTGGGTTTGTTCGATTGTTGTGGCGTAACCGATGGCGCTGCGGCAGCGGTGATTTGCCGCCCGGAAGATGCCAAGAAGTTCAGAAGTGACTATGCGCTGATTAAGGGATTTGGGCTTTCCATAGGTGCCGGCATGGGCGCCGTGAGAACGGACTATGATTATACGATCTGGCACGAGACTGTATATGCAGCCCAACAAGCTTATGCAGATGCCGGAATAAAGAACCCCCGTAAAGAATTGTCTCAGCTTGAGGTGCATGACTGTTTTACCATTGCTGAGCTTATTGCGGTCGAATCTCTTGGTGTCTGCGAGAGAGGCCATGCGAAGGAAGATATTGAGTCAGGAGCCTGGACACAGGAAGGAGAGATTCCGGTCAACTTGAGCGGAGGATTGAAATCATTCGGACATCCTATCGGTGCAAGCGGCGTGAGGGAAGTGGCCGAAGTGGTCAGGCAATTGCAGGGCAGGGCCGATGAACCTTCGCGGCAACTCAAGAATCCCAAGATGGGCCTGGTTCATAACCAGGGCGGCGTTCCAGGGAAGTTCATGGCTGGAATTGCCATCTTGGGATTGCCCGAATAA
- the vorB gene encoding 3-methyl-2-oxobutanoate dehydrogenase subunit VorB → MNKSKSGKETSSPIDKAIVTGNEAACLGAVRAGCRHFFGYPITPQNAVTEWFAQELPAMGGRFVQAESEWSAAAMLFGAAAAGVRVMTSTSSPGWGLMQEVVSNIAGANLPVVIMDVQRGGPGQGSVQHAQMDYLSATRGAHGGYKNIVLAPNSAQETFELIQTAFYLADKYRNPTIILSDGIIGMMVESIEMHPMEFEPLPPKDWALRGFAKKGGKFDYVFGGYGTTPFYKQALTGYFNKYEAMKKAEVRYQAIEIDDADLVMVAFGYVSRTCIDVVNMARAEGLKVGLLRPITLWPFPYEAVRQRAARGAKFLVVEDNLGCMIEDVVMGVEGRAEVSSVNMLARHLDTGAGMILPDAVMQKVREMLSGRSQG, encoded by the coding sequence ATGAACAAATCAAAAAGCGGAAAAGAGACATCTAGCCCGATAGACAAGGCGATAGTTACCGGTAATGAGGCAGCATGTTTGGGAGCGGTCAGGGCAGGCTGCCGCCACTTCTTCGGCTATCCCATAACCCCACAGAATGCGGTGACAGAGTGGTTTGCACAGGAGTTGCCGGCAATGGGCGGGCGCTTTGTGCAGGCGGAATCTGAATGGTCGGCGGCAGCCATGCTGTTCGGTGCGGCCGCTGCCGGAGTGAGGGTTATGACCTCAACCTCCAGCCCCGGGTGGGGGCTCATGCAGGAGGTTGTCTCCAATATTGCGGGAGCCAACTTGCCTGTGGTGATCATGGATGTGCAACGGGGAGGACCTGGCCAGGGTTCAGTACAGCACGCTCAGATGGATTATCTCTCGGCAACTCGAGGCGCGCACGGCGGGTATAAAAACATCGTGCTCGCTCCGAACTCGGCGCAGGAGACTTTTGAGCTGATTCAGACAGCCTTTTATCTGGCCGACAAGTATCGGAACCCGACAATAATACTGAGCGACGGTATCATCGGGATGATGGTGGAATCCATTGAGATGCACCCCATGGAATTCGAGCCTTTGCCTCCCAAGGACTGGGCACTTAGAGGTTTCGCCAAAAAGGGCGGAAAGTTTGATTATGTTTTCGGCGGATATGGCACGACGCCCTTCTATAAACAGGCGCTTACGGGCTATTTCAATAAATATGAGGCCATGAAGAAGGCAGAGGTCCGATACCAGGCGATTGAGATCGATGATGCCGATCTCGTTATGGTGGCCTTTGGTTACGTGTCGCGTACCTGCATAGATGTGGTGAACATGGCTCGCGCTGAAGGACTGAAGGTCGGACTGTTAAGGCCAATAACGCTCTGGCCTTTCCCTTATGAAGCCGTCAGACAAAGAGCGGCTAGGGGGGCAAAGTTCCTCGTGGTCGAGGATAATCTGGGATGCATGATTGAGGATGTGGTCATGGGTGTAGAGGGCCGGGCGGAAGTTAGTTCGGTGAACATGTTGGCCCGCCATCTGGATACCGGCGCGGGAATGATCCTTCCTGATGCGGTCATGCAGAAAGTTAGAGAAATGCTTTCAGGGAGGAGTCAGGGATAA